One genomic window of Desulfobulbaceae bacterium includes the following:
- a CDS encoding sulfite exporter TauE/SafE family protein produces MTIIILTYLAVGAVAGVLAGLLGIGGGLVIVPMLIFCFSSQRLPHEVIMHLALGTSMASIIFTSISSFLAHHKRGAVHWTAVRRIVPGILTGTFLGSCVAARLSTNFLKGFLVIFLYYVVTQMLMGSKPKAGRELPGIVGISAVGGGIGILSSLVGIGGGTMSVPFLLWSNLGLHQAIGTSAAIGFPIAVSGTLGYLVNGISATELPPFSIGYIYLPALAGIVLASVITAPVGVRLAHSLPVKKLKRIFAILLLVVATKMLLDLVT; encoded by the coding sequence ATGACCATAATCATTCTAACCTACCTGGCGGTAGGCGCAGTAGCCGGAGTCCTCGCCGGTCTGCTCGGCATCGGCGGAGGGTTGGTCATCGTCCCGATGCTGATTTTTTGTTTCAGCAGCCAGCGCCTCCCCCATGAAGTAATCATGCATCTGGCATTAGGCACTTCCATGGCCAGCATCATCTTCACTTCGATATCGAGCTTCCTGGCGCATCACAAACGAGGGGCGGTCCATTGGACTGCAGTCAGGCGCATCGTGCCAGGTATCCTCACCGGAACCTTTCTCGGTTCATGCGTAGCCGCCCGCCTGTCGACTAACTTCCTGAAGGGGTTTCTGGTGATTTTTCTCTATTACGTCGTCACCCAAATGTTGATGGGCAGCAAACCAAAGGCAGGGCGGGAGTTACCGGGAATAGTGGGAATATCGGCAGTTGGGGGAGGGATAGGGATACTGTCCAGCCTTGTGGGAATCGGCGGAGGAACCATGTCAGTACCATTTCTGCTCTGGAGCAATCTTGGACTGCATCAGGCAATAGGAACCTCGGCGGCAATAGGATTTCCCATCGCCGTCTCCGGGACACTGGGCTATCTGGTCAATGGCATCTCGGCAACGGAGCTGCCACCTTTTTCAATCGGATACATCTACCTGCCCGCCTTGGCAGGAATCGTCCTAGCCAGTGTTATCACCGCCCCTGTAGGTGTCCGTCTGGCCCACAGCCTGCCAGTAAAAAAACTCAAGCGGATTTTTGCCATCCTTCTCTTAGTGGTTGCCACGAAGATGTTACTCGACCTTGTAACTTGA
- the hybD gene encoding HyaD/HybD family hydrogenase maturation endopeptidase produces the protein MNALILGVGNILLGDEGVGIRVVEELENRYAFPEEIMVLDGGTAGIELLRYIEGRDLLIVIDAMRADLTPGTVFRVEDEDVPKRFMSRISPHQIGLSDLLAAGILTDQIPKRMILFGIEPESMTTGIVLSDSVNGSVDKIITAILAELDEAGYASPIPHPSPRPSRFWS, from the coding sequence ATGAACGCTCTCATCCTCGGAGTTGGCAATATCCTTTTAGGCGACGAAGGTGTCGGCATCAGAGTCGTAGAGGAACTGGAAAACCGCTACGCTTTCCCCGAGGAGATAATGGTTCTGGACGGAGGCACAGCCGGCATCGAACTGCTCCGATACATTGAAGGCCGTGACCTCCTGATTGTTATTGACGCCATGCGAGCGGACCTTACGCCGGGCACGGTGTTCCGGGTCGAGGATGAAGATGTGCCCAAACGCTTCATGTCGCGAATCTCGCCCCATCAGATCGGCCTCTCCGACCTGCTGGCAGCAGGCATCCTCACCGATCAGATCCCCAAGCGGATGATCCTGTTCGGAATAGAGCCGGAATCTATGACAACCGGCATCGTCCTCTCGGACTCGGTTAATGGCAGCGTTGACAAAATTATTACTGCCATTTTGGCGGAATTGGACGAGGCCGGGTACGCCTCGCCCATTCCCCACCCTTCTCCACGGCCATCACGATTCTGGTCTTAA
- a CDS encoding nickel-dependent hydrogenase large subunit, whose product MTKRITIDPITRIEGHLRIDCEIEGGKVTNAWSSGQMWRGIELILQGRDPREAWIYAQRICGVUTTVHALASVRSVENALGLEVPLNAQYIRNMMMGAHLIQDHIVHFYHLSALDWVDLVSALKADPKAASDLAQKLSPWKRNSITEFKAAQDRLKALVNSGQLGVYSSGYWGHSAMKLAPEVNLIAAVHYLQALEYQREINKVVAILGSKTPHIQNLAVGGVSNPINPNSQSTLSIEKLLHIKKLIDDVGDFVENVYLIDVAAVGAFYADWTQIGAGVTNYLSVPDMPMDTKGQIFDLPGGYIPGGDISKFVPIKSFQDEMFKTSIKESIKHAWYNGDWDRHPWEEETAPNHTEFQDNGKYSWVKAPTFKGEPAQVGPLANVLCMYASGHQPTIKYTTKVLDLVSSLAGAKVGIEALHSTIGRHAARVVRCAALYESLKHQWQLLIDNIGRGDYTTFNKPEFPKGIQQGVGFHEAPRGTLSHWIVIEDGKIKNYQAIVPSTWNAAPRNDKDAMGPYESALIGTPVADPDKPLEILRTVHSFDPCLACAVHLVDKKRNEIKRIKVL is encoded by the coding sequence ATGACAAAGCGAATCACGATCGACCCGATTACCAGGATCGAGGGACACCTGCGCATCGACTGCGAAATTGAAGGCGGCAAAGTCACCAATGCCTGGTCGTCCGGACAGATGTGGCGAGGGATTGAGCTGATCCTCCAGGGGCGTGACCCCAGAGAGGCATGGATCTACGCGCAGCGCATCTGCGGTGTCTGAACGACAGTCCACGCACTGGCTTCGGTGCGTTCGGTCGAAAATGCCTTAGGTCTTGAAGTCCCTTTAAACGCCCAATATATTAGAAACATGATGATGGGCGCGCACCTGATTCAAGATCATATCGTTCACTTTTATCACCTGTCGGCCCTAGACTGGGTTGACCTGGTATCTGCCCTTAAAGCCGACCCCAAGGCCGCCTCTGACCTGGCCCAGAAACTCTCGCCCTGGAAGCGGAATAGCATCACTGAATTCAAGGCCGCTCAAGATAGACTCAAGGCCCTGGTCAACTCCGGCCAACTCGGTGTCTACAGCAGCGGCTATTGGGGCCATTCGGCCATGAAGCTGGCGCCGGAAGTCAACCTTATCGCCGCTGTCCATTACCTGCAGGCCCTGGAATATCAGCGAGAGATCAACAAGGTCGTCGCTATCCTGGGCAGCAAGACCCCGCACATCCAGAATCTGGCCGTAGGAGGAGTCAGTAACCCGATTAACCCAAATAGTCAATCAACCCTGTCCATCGAGAAACTGCTCCATATCAAGAAGCTGATCGATGATGTCGGAGACTTCGTGGAGAACGTTTACCTCATTGATGTCGCAGCGGTAGGCGCATTCTATGCCGACTGGACCCAGATCGGCGCCGGCGTCACCAATTACCTCTCTGTGCCGGATATGCCGATGGACACCAAAGGCCAAATCTTCGACCTGCCCGGCGGTTATATCCCCGGCGGCGATATCAGTAAATTCGTGCCGATCAAGAGTTTCCAGGATGAGATGTTCAAGACCTCCATCAAGGAGAGCATCAAGCACGCCTGGTACAATGGCGATTGGGACCGTCATCCCTGGGAGGAGGAGACCGCACCCAACCATACCGAATTCCAGGACAATGGCAAATACTCCTGGGTCAAGGCCCCGACGTTCAAGGGCGAACCGGCTCAAGTCGGCCCTTTGGCCAACGTCCTCTGCATGTACGCATCCGGCCACCAACCCACCATCAAGTACACCACCAAGGTCCTCGACCTGGTCAGTTCTCTTGCTGGCGCTAAAGTCGGTATCGAGGCCCTGCATTCGACTATCGGCCGCCATGCTGCCCGCGTCGTCCGATGCGCCGCCCTCTATGAGAGCCTTAAACATCAATGGCAGTTACTGATCGACAATATCGGCAGAGGAGACTACACCACCTTTAATAAACCGGAGTTTCCCAAGGGCATCCAACAGGGAGTTGGCTTCCATGAGGCCCCGCGCGGCACGCTGTCGCATTGGATTGTGATTGAGGACGGTAAGATCAAGAACTATCAGGCCATTGTCCCCTCGACCTGGAACGCCGCGCCCCGGAACGACAAAGATGCCATGGGTCCTTACGAATCGGCTTTAATTGGCACTCCGGTGGCCGATCCGGACAAGCCACTTGAAATCTTGCGGACAGTCCACTCCTTTGATCCTTGCCTCGCCTGCGCTGTCCACCTGGTGGACAAAAAGCGGAATGAGATCAAACGGATCAAGGTTCTCTGA